In Littorina saxatilis isolate snail1 linkage group LG8, US_GU_Lsax_2.0, whole genome shotgun sequence, a single genomic region encodes these proteins:
- the LOC138974012 gene encoding uncharacterized protein produces MHRSRSASVKRRKADTSGEGDTSLPNTQSTSTPKPPKRQKKQKVINLRLSQPSIVDSFLRKYNEVSDSLTASGGEDDDLNTMSGTGFESCDSDMEVGECSNKDLMSVLLAVRKELKSVNRKFDSLALNVEKLEGEVFDLKQENDNVKKQLKACEKMQENTESRLHEAHYYAKLAYDRAEANEQYSRRNNVKLLYIEEPSDHAETGEESEEKVLKVFHDKLKLTNIKPWHIEAAHRVGKRKAGLNRPIIVKFVSRKNKREVIQNRRLLKNVQPKVVIVEDLTKSRYILFQCTLDHPGTREAWTSEGSIFAKDAAGAVHRVERVADLSRLPPIPENDPAAASTPAQRRFQQRKKKESEQKKQSDSAKQGSKDKTPDKQDN; encoded by the coding sequence ATGCACCGTAGCCGGTCTGCATCAGTGAAGCGACGCAAAGCTGACACTAGTGGTGAAGGTGACACAAGCCTACCTAACACTCAGTCTACTTCTACGCCCAAGCCACCGAAGCGACAGAAAAAACAGAAAGTGATAAATTTGCGGTTGTCTCAGCCTTCAATTGTAGACTCTTTTCTCCGGAAATATAATGAGGTGAGTGACAGTTTGACAGCATCGGGTGGTGAGGACGACGACTTGAATACAATGAGTGGTACCGGTTTTGAGAGTTGTGACAGTGACATGGAGGTGGGAGAATGTTCAAACAAGGATCTTATGTCAGTACTGCTAGCTGTAAGAAAAGAACTGAAGAGTGTGAATCGTAAATTTGACAGCTTGGCACTTAATGTGGAAAAACTGGAGGGAGAGGTGTTTGATCTAAAGCAAGAAAACGACAATGTGAAGAAGCAGCTCAAAGCGTGTGAGAAAATGCAAGAAAACACAGAGAGTCGGTTACACGAGGCCCATTACTATGCAAAACTTGCTTACGATCGGGCAGAGGCAAACGAACAATATTCTCGCAGGAACAATGTCAAACTACTGTACATTGAAGAGCCCTCTGACCATGCTGAGACGGGGGAAGAAAGTGAAGAAAAAGTTCTGAAAGTTTTCCATGACAAACTGAAGCTGACCAACATCAAACCATGGCACATTGAGGCAGCACACCGTGTGGGCAAACGAAAGGCAGGTCTCAACAGGCCTATCATTGTGAAATTCGTCTCACGGAAAAACAAGCGTGAGGTTATTCAGAACAGAAGACTCCTCAAGAATGTGCAGCCGAAAGTCGTCATCGTCGAAGACCTCACCAAATCAAGGTACATCCTCTTCCAGTGCACGCTCGACCACCCTGGCACCCGTGAGGCCTGGACCTCAGAGGGTTCCATCTTCGCTAAAGACGCGGCCGGCGCAGTCCACCGTGTTGAGCGTGTAGCAGACCTGAGCAGACTACCTCCCATCCCTGAGAATGACCCAGCCGCTGCTTCTACTCCAGCCCAGCGCCGTTTCCAGCAacgtaaaaagaaagaaagtgaacaAAAGAAACAATCAGACAGTGCAAAACAAGGAAGCAAAGACAAAACACCAGACAAACAGGACAATTGA